The Thermodesulfovibrionales bacterium genome contains the following window.
CTTCTGCTTTCTCTAATACAAAACTGGTTAGTAGGTCCTATTGTTATGTTTTTACTTGCCATTCTATTTTTGAGAGATAATCCTGGTTATCCCAAATTATGCATTAGGAAAGAAAAAGGGATGTGCTTATTGTTGCTGTTGAGCCAGCGGGCTCTCCTGTTCTTTCAGGAGGTAAACCTGGAAAACACAGGATACCAGGTATTGGAGCAGGTTTTTTCCCTGGCGTGCTTAATACTAAGATCTATGATGAGATTATACCTGTCACTGATGAAGACGCAGAGGAGATGACAAAAAAACTTGCAAAAATAGAAGGTATTCTTGCAGGTGTATCCTCTGGCGCTGCCATGTGGGCTGCCCTTAAAATTGCAAAGAGGTTGGGAAGAGGAAAAAAGATTGTTGTAATCTTACCTGACAGAGGGGAGAGATATCTGAGCACAGGACTGTTCGAATAAATATTGAGAAAGTATTGAACTTTTATGGCATTTTAGTATATTATTCAAGCAATGATAGGGGGTATTCTTAAAGAAAAAAGGCTTGCGAAAGGTATATCCCTGGAGAAGGTTGCTTCTGACCTTAAGATAAAGGTCTCTTTTCTTAGGGCGATTGAAGAGGAAAAATTTGATATCTTTCCTGCTGATGTTTATACCATAGGCTATATCAGATCTTATGCTATCTATTTAGGACTTGAGCCAGAGGCACTTATTGAAAAATTTAAGGCCTTGAGAATTCAGTCTTCTGAATTGTCTGCTCCTTCACCCTCTGAAAATAAAATATCTGAAAGTAAAATTGTTTCAGAGAATCTCAGCATAGGAGAAAAGACACCTGTTATTAAGCCAAATCTTTTAATTGTAATAGTTATTTTTACCATATTGGGAATTGTTTTATTCTCTGTATTCAAAAAACAAAAAAAAGAGATTTTACCTGTACCACCCACTTCACCGTCAGTCATTATCGCACCTTCAGAAAATAGAGAAACATCTATGAATCTTCCTGCTCCTCATCAGGAGGAAATCCAGGGTCAGGCGAAAAAGGAAATAAAAAATATTTCTACTTCACCTGCCAAAGCTTTACCTTCATTGGGTAATGATGAAGGTTATACACTCAGGATTACTGCTCAGGAATTAACATGGCTTAAAGTAGAATCAGAAGAAGGAACTTATGATATTACTATGAAACCTGGTGATTCAGTTAAATATACATCCAGAAAGGGCTTCAAGCTCACCATAGGTAATGCCGGTGGAATAAAATTAAATCTTAATGGTAAAGATATAGATTCTCCGGGAAAATCTGGTGAAGTCAAGATTGTCAGTTTGCCTTGAATAACAAGGATGTTTATTTTACCATATTTTCATTTGATATCATTACACTTGTGAATAAGGAATATTCTCATTATTAGTTCAAATTTTTTCTATCTATACAATCTTTAGTTTTTATCACTGACAATATCTATTAAGAAAGCCAGCAAATGAAACTCTAGAGGTTTTAATTAAACTTTTAATTTATGATTTCAGACAGATTCTCTGCACAATTA
Protein-coding sequences here:
- a CDS encoding pyridoxal-phosphate dependent enzyme; amino-acid sequence: MLIVAVEPAGSPVLSGGKPGKHRIPGIGAGFFPGVLNTKIYDEIIPVTDEDAEEMTKKLAKIEGILAGVSSGAAMWAALKIAKRLGRGKKIVVILPDRGERYLSTGLFE
- a CDS encoding DUF4115 domain-containing protein; this encodes MIGGILKEKRLAKGISLEKVASDLKIKVSFLRAIEEEKFDIFPADVYTIGYIRSYAIYLGLEPEALIEKFKALRIQSSELSAPSPSENKISESKIVSENLSIGEKTPVIKPNLLIVIVIFTILGIVLFSVFKKQKKEILPVPPTSPSVIIAPSENRETSMNLPAPHQEEIQGQAKKEIKNISTSPAKALPSLGNDEGYTLRITAQELTWLKVESEEGTYDITMKPGDSVKYTSRKGFKLTIGNAGGIKLNLNGKDIDSPGKSGEVKIVSLP